CCGCCTCGAGACGGCCGTCCTGTCCTTCGCGCTGGCCCGCCTGGGGGCCGTGCAGTCGCCCGTCATCCCCTTCTACCGCGACCGCGAGGTCGGCTTCGCGCTGCGCGAGTCGAAGGCGGAGTTCTTCGCGGTGCCGGGCGTCTGGCGCGGCTTCGACCACGCCGAGATGGCACGGCGGCTAGGCGCGAAGGGCGTCTTCGAGGCGTACGACGAGCTGCCGGACGGGGACCCGGCCGTGCTTCCGCCGCCGCCCGCCGACGGCACCTCCGTGCGCTGGATCTACTGGACCTCGGGCACCACCTCCGACCCCAAGGGCGTGCTGCACACCGACCGTTCGCTGATCGCGGGCGGCTCCTGCCTCGCCCACGCGCTGCGCCTCACCGCGGACGACGTCGGCTCGATGGCGTTCCCGTACGCCCACATCGCCGGCCCCGACTACACCGTCATGCTGCTGCTCTACGGCTTCCCCGCGGTGATGTTCGAGCACTTCGCGCTGCCGGACGCGCTGGACGGGTACCGGCGGCACGGGGTGACGGTCGCGGGCGGGTCCACGGCGTTCTACTCGATGTTCCTCGCCGAGCAGCGCAAGCGGCCGGACGCGCCCCTGATCCCCTCGCTGCGGCTGCTCGCGGGCGGCGGAGCGCCCAAGCCGCCCGAGGTGTACCACGCCGTCGTGCGCGAGATGGGGGTGCAGCTGACGCACGGGTACGGGATGACCGAGGTGCCGATGATCACCATGGGGGCGCCGGACGACACCGCGGAGAACCTCGCGACGACAGAGGGCCGGCCACCGGAGGGCATGCGGATACGCGTGGTGGACGGCGAGGTGCGGCTGCGCGGCGAGGCCGTGTGCCAGGGGTATCTGGATCCCGCCCAGACGGCCGAGGCGTTCGACGCGGCGGGGTTCCTGCGCACCGGCGACCTGGGGCATGTGACCGGCAGCGGGCATCTGGTCCTCACCGGGCGGCTGAAGGACGTCATCATCCGCAAGGGGGAGAACGTGTCGGCCAAGGAGATCGAGGACCTGCTCGCCGCCCACCCGGCCGTCGGGGACGTGGCGGTGATCGGCCTGCCCGACGCGGAGCGTGGGGAGCTGGTGTGCGCGGTGGTGGAACGGGCGCCGGGGGCCGGGGAACCGTTGACGCTCGCGGCGATGACCTCGTATCTGCGCGCGGGCGGCCTGTCGGTCCACAAGCTGCCGGAGCGGCTGGAGGTGGTGGACGCGCTGCCGCGCAACGAGACGCTGCGGAAGGTGCTGAAGTACAAGCTGCGCGAACGCTTCTCCCGGTGAGCACTGCCCGGCTGAGCACTGCCCGGCTGAGTGCTGCTCGGGTGGGTGCTGCTCGGGTGGGTGCCGCTCGGGTGGGTGCCGCTCGACTGCGTGCTGGTCCTGGTCGGCCGCGTGCTGGTCGGCCGAGGGCTACTCGGCGACGGTGAAGTAGCGGGCGAAGGCGGGGACGATCTCCGCCTCGCCGACCTTGCCGTCCGCGTCGGCGTCGAGGACGGCGGCGGCTCCCCTGGCGACCTCTTCGGGCGCTCCGAGCGCCCTGAGCACCCGGACGGTGTCCGCGACCGTGGCCCGGCCGTCGCCGTCGCTGTCGGCGATGTCCAGGGCCGCGTGCAGGAAGGGGCGGGCGATCTCGGCGAACCGCTCCGGGTTGTCGCGCAGGCGCTTGACCGCGCCGTTCACGAACTCGTCCCGGGTGATGCGCTGGTCGCCGTCCCGGTCGGCGATGCCGGCCATGCCCTGCCAGAACGCCTCGGCGCCCGCGTACAGCGCCTGCCCCTTGTCGGACCGGGCCGCGGTGCCGAACTCGGCCAGCAGCGCCTTGGCCGCCGCGCCGAAGTCCGCCCGGTCGATGTAGCCGTTGCCGTCCTGGTCGAAGGTGGCGAACCGGGCGGCGATCCTGCGTTCGTACTCGCTGCTGACCATGTCTTCTCGGGCCGCCTTACGTGATCGCGTGGGGATGCTGCCGGTAGTGGTTCCGGCAGGGAGCGTACGACGCCGGCGACTCCCGGGCGGCGGGAAAGCGACGCCTGTGCCAAGACCGGGGAAATTCTGGGACGAGGGTGTAGCGGAGCGGGCCCCCGTCGGACCCGCGCGGACCTATGCGGAGAGCGGTTCCGTCCCGTCGTCCACGGCGGCCGCGAGGTCCCCGTAGACGTCGAAGAGGCGGCGGACGCCCAGCGCGCCCAGCACCCGGTTGACGTGGGAGTCCTCCGCCGCGCCCCGCGCGGGAAGTATCAGACGCAGCCGTCCCCGGCAGGAGCGGATGAGACGGCGCGAGGCGATGAGGACGCCGACGCCGCTGGAGTCGCAGAAATACACCTCGGAGAGGTCCAGGACGAGACTGTGGCGGCCCTCGGCCACCTCGTCGTGCACCTTCTGACGCAGCACAGGCGACGTCACCAGGTCCAGCTCGCCCGACACATGGAGCACGGCCCATCCGCCCTGCTCCCAGCCGGTCACTTTGAAGGCCACCACCACGCCCTTCGCTCGCTGTGGCTCGCGGAAAAACGGAAGCTGTCCCTTCGCTTCCTTGCAGCGCGGCTGCCCAGCGGCCGTGCCCCGAAACACCGAAGGAAAAACAGAAACAGAGAGAAAGAGGCTTGTTCCAGTCACATCCCGTCCGGTTCGATCCTTCTCTGTCGGGTAGGCGCCGCCCATACCACCCTCTCGCGGACAGGGGGCGCACATTGAAACAAAGGGGCGTGCGTTGTCGGACGTGCCGACTACATTCGAGGTGACGGTGGACGCACGCTGGACACACGCACAGGCAGAGGTACGCGCACGGGTGAGGGGGCCGCATGGCGAAGAAGGACGCACCGCCCCGCTGGGACCGCAAGATGCAGCAACGACTCGCGCGCGGTGAGGCGGCCGCCCTCGGAGAGCTCTATGACCGATTCGCTTCGCTCGTGCACGGTCTCGCCCATCGCGTGCTCGGAGACGAACGGGCGGCCGACGGCATCACCCGCGAGGTCTTCGCACATGTCTGGGAACACCCCGACGCCTACGACCCGAAGCAGGGCCCGCTGCGCACCTGGGTCGCCGCGTTGACCCATCGCCTGGCCGTGCAGCGCCTGCGCGCCACCGAGACCGCCGCGCTGGCCGAGGCCGGTCCCGGCTCCGCCGAGGCGACCGAGGAGCTGGAACGCAGGGTGCGGCACGCCTCCGTCGCCGCCCGCGCCGACTACATCGTCCAGGCCATGCCCGCCCCGCTGCGCGCCGCCCTGGAACTGGCCTACTTCCAGCGGCGCGACTACCGCCAGACCGCGGCCGACCTCGGCGTCACCGAGGACGAGGCCCGCCGCCGGCTCCGCCTCGGCCTCCAGCTCCTGTCCACCGCCCACGACTCCGCGGCCCCCGGGGCACCGCCCGGATACGGAGGTGCGGCGTGAGTGGCGAGAAGGTGTTCCCGCCGCCCGAAGACGGCGGAGACGAAGAGGACATGAAGAAGGACCACGAGCAGGACCCGGCGAGGGATCGGGAAAGGGATCCGGAGAGGGATCCGAAGGAGGGCAGGACCACGGCGTCCAGCGACGACGGCAACGGACCGAGCGTCCCCGGCGGCTCCGGTGACGCCGGTTCCGGTGACGGCGGTTCCGGTGACGCCGGCTCCGGTGACGCCGGCTCCGGTGACGCCGGCTCCGGTGACGCCGGCTCCGGTGGCGGGAACGGCACGCCTCCGGCCCGCGAATCCGGCCGCCCGCCGCGCATCCCGCTCCCCCGCGCCTCCGTGGAGGACAGCGGGCTGCCGCTGCCGCCGGCGGAGCCGGCCGGCCCGGGACCGCTCACGCTCGAGCACCCGGTGCTCAAGTCCCTGCTGGGCGCCTGGGCACTGGCGGCCTGCTCGGCCGCGGAGACGGCGGCCGTCGAGGAGCACCTCGGCGACTGCGGAGCCTGCGCGGACGAGGCACGGCGGCTGCGCGAGGCGGTGGGCCTGCTCCAGCGCCCGGAGAGCCTCGACCTCGACCCGGGCCTGCGCACCCGCGTCCTCGACGGCTGCCTGGACCGGCGTCCGCCCCGCATCCCGGTGCCCGTCTGGGCGGCGTCGTACGACGCCGAGACCGCGCGGCTCGACGCCCTGCTCCAGGACTTCGGGGACGCCGAGTGGCACGCGCCGGTGCGGCTGCGCTGGTTCCGCGGCGAGGGGGCCACGAGCCGCCGGACCACCGTCGCCGGAGTCATCGCCCACCTGCTCGCCGTGGACGGGCTGGTGGCCGTCGCCCTGGGGCTGGACGACCCACTGACCCCGCTCGCCACCGGCGACCGGCCGGGCGGGACCGACGAGACGAACGAGGCGGACAGGACCGACGGGCGGGACGGGTCGCGCGGACCGGTGGACACGCCGGCTCGGCGCACCGAGTCGTTCTGGGCGGCCTCGCACTTCCCGCCCACCCGTTCCGTGCGCGGCCCCTGGCGCGAACAGACCCACGCCCTCGTGCGGACGGTGTCCTTCACCGGCGGGGGCCCCGGCGCCATGCCGGTGTCGTACGGCGGCTTCGAACTGCCCCTGCGCGACGCGATGCTGGACCGGGCCTTCGAGTGCTGGGTGCACGCCGAGGACATCGCGGAAGCGGTCGACTACCCCTACGCGCCGCCCGCCCCACGCCACCTGCACGGCATGATCGACCTGGCCGCGCGGATGCTGCCCGAGACCCTCGCGGCCCGCCGCCGCGCGGGGCTCGCCACTCCCTCGCACAGCCGCCACCTGGTGACCGCGGGCCGCCCCGGCCGCAGCCTGCGGCTGGAGATCGAGGGCTCGGGCGGTGGCCAGTGGCTGATCCCGCTGGACTCACCGGGCGCGGTGGGCTCCGCCGACCACGAGGTGGCCCATGTCGCCCTGGACGACGTGGAGTTCTGCCGCCTGGCCGCCGGCCATGTCTCCCCCGAGGAGGCGGCGGCGGGCCAGCTGGGCGACCGTGAGGCGATCAGGGACGTACTGTTCGCGGCGGCGTCGCTGAGCCGGATGTAGCCGGATACAACCGGACATGGCCGAGGCGGCCTGAGGCAGGGGCAGGAGCGGGAGCAGGAGCGTCGGCGGGACCGCGCGACGGCTACGGGAAAACGACCGTACGTCGCCCGTTGAGCAGGATCCGCCGCTCCGCGTGCCACTTCACGGCCCGCGCCAGCGCCTGGCACTCCACGTCCCGCCCGACGGCGACGAGCTGGTCCGGCGTGACGCCGTGCCCCACGCGCTCGACCTCCTGCTCGATGATCGGCCCCTCGTCGAGGTCGGCCGTCACATAGTGCGCCGTCGCCCCGATCAGCTTCACGCCCCGCGCGTGCGCCTGGTGGTACGGCTTGGCGCCCTTGAAGCTCGGCAGGAAGGAGTGGTGGATGTTGATGATCCGGCCACTGAGCTGCTTGCACAGGTCGTCGGAGAGGACCTGCATGTAGCGGGCGAGGACGACCAGCTCGACGTCCTGCTCCCGCACCAGCTCGAGCAGCTGTGCCTCGGCCTGCGCCTTGTTCTCCCTCGTCACCGGGATGTGGCGGAAGGGGATGTTGTACGAGCCCACCAGCTCGGCGAAGTCGGTGTGGTTGGACACCACGGCCGCGATCTCCACCGGCAGCGCGCCGATGCTGGCGCGGAACAGCAGGTCGTTCAGGCAGTGCCCGAACTTGCTGACCATGAGGACGACGCGCATCTTCTCGTCGGCCCGGTTGATCTGCCAGTCCATGTGGAAGGAGTCGCCGATCGCCGCGAAGCTCGCCCGGAGCTTGTCCACGGTCACCGGAGGCTCGGCCGAGAAGTGGACGCGCAGGAAGAACAGACCCGTGTCGTGGTCGCCGAACTGCTGACTGTCCTCGATGTTGCAGCCGGTCATGAAGAGATAGCTCGACACGGCGTGCACGATGCCCTGCTTGTCGGGGCAGGAAAGGGTGAGGACGTACTGGTCGGCGGCGGTCGCCGCGGCTCGGGTGGGCTGCGCGTTCATGCCCGACAGGGTCGCACACCGGCCACCGCCGTGGGCAATCGTCCCGCAGGACGGAACACGGCGTCCGCCCGCTCCTCCGGCCCCGCTCGCGGCTTACGCGGCCCGCGTCATGATGCGCAGCACCTCGAGGGTGCGCGGCGGCGCGTCGGCGTCGTCGCCGTCGCTCGCCGCCATCCGCACGTGCGCGTCCCGCGCCGCCCGTACCGCCTCCGGCCACGCCTCGTGATCGACGTACGCGGAGACCGGGGCGTCCGGCCCGACCTGGTGCATGATCCGCAGCACCCGCAGCACGGCGGTGTCCACGAGGGCCGCCTCCTGCGAGTCGCGGAAGATCGTGCCGACGTACTTCTCGGCGGACCAGTTGTCGAGCCAGGTGTCCTCGACGAGGCGGTACACGGCGTCGGTGACGTCCCCGTACCCCTCGACGCCGGCCAGCCAGACGTTCTGCTGGAACACCGGGTCGGAGAGCATGTGCAGCGCGGAGCGCACATTGCTGCGCCAGCGCCACCACGGCATGTCGTTGAGTGGCATGCCGCCCATGGTGGAGGAGCGACGGCCGCGACGGGAAGAGTTCTCCGAACCTTGCACGGTCATAGATCGTACGTTTCCCCCTGCCACGTACCTCGGGTGCCCCTGTAATTCACCTTGCCGTCACCACCCGTTGACCGTGGGTCACTCCCAGGTTAGGGATGTGACGGAATCGTGCGTGTCCATGACCGGCAAGCGACGCACATCAACGCGAAGCACCTTCCTCCCCAGGTCCTTCCGCTTCACCAGGTCCGTCAGAGCGACCGCCCTCTCGGCGGGTGCCCTGGCCGCCTGTGTGTCACTCGCCGTCGGCTGCGGGGTCGTCCCCGGTATCACGGGGGGTTCCGGGGACGACCCGATCGTCGTCATGACATGGGCGCCCGAGGGGACGTCCGCCACCAACAAGCCGGGCATGCCCGCCTTCGCCCTCGCCTACGCCCGCTGGGTCAATGCGAACGGCGGCCTGAACGGCCGCAAGCTCAAGGTCCTGACCTGCAACGACCACAACGACACGGTGTCCGCCGCGGCGTGCGCCCGGCGCGCCGTCAAGGAGCACGCGGTCGCCGTGGTCGGCTCCTACAGTCAGCACTCCGACGCCTTCTTCCCGCACCTGGAAGGCGCCGGCATCCCCTACATAGGCGGCTACGGCGTCACGAACGCCGAGTTCACCAGCCCGCTGTCCTACCCCGTCAACGGCGGCCAGCCCTCGCTGCTGGCCGGTCTCGGCAAGGAGCTCGGCGCGACCTGCGGTCCCGTCTCGCTCGTCCGCCCCGACACCATCGCCGGCGACACGCTGCCGCCGATGCTCAACGCCGGACTGACCGCCGGCGGGCACGCCAAGGCCAAGGACCAGCGGGCGCCGGAGGACGCCACCGAGTACTCGACGCAGGCCGAGGCCGCCGTGGAGAACGTGACCGGCGACTCGGCCGGGGACGGGAAGGGGTGCGTGGTGACCGCGCTCGGGGACCGCACCGCCACCTTCATGGACTCCTTCCGGCGCACCCGCGAGGACTACCCCGACGTCCGCACCGGCACCGTTCTCGGCAGCGTCGACCAGACGGTGATCAACGCCGCCGGCGCCGCCTCCGGACCTTTCGAGGGGGCTTACGTCACGGGCTGGTACCCGGTGACGAGCGACCCCGCCTGGGCGCCGATGAAGAAGGTGATCAGCGAGGAGGCGTTCTCCGACACCCGGATCGACCCCACCGACACCGGCGTGCAGACCACCTGGATCGCCTACACCGTGTTCCGGCAGGCCGTGGAGTCGCTGGACGGCGGCGAGGTGACCGCCGACTCCGTACGGGGCGCCCTGGACGACGGGCTGAAGGTCACCACGGGCGGACTCACGCCGACGCTCCGCTGGGAGTTCACCGACCAGCTCGCCTCGATCGGCTTCCCCCGCCTGGTCAACGCCGACGTCACCCTCCAGGCCGTGCAGAAGGGCCGGCTGGTGGCCGCGAAGAAGGGCTTCGTGGATGTGACGAAGACCCTGGAGAAGGCCGACGTCGACTGACCCGCCCGACCCGGACACCCGGCTGACCGACCGACCCCGCCCGACCGACCCGGCCCGCCCGCCCCCGCGACGGCGCCGGCCGGCCCGCGTCTACAACTGGGTGGGCTGGCGCTCCGTCAGGCCGTAGGTCCGCGCGATCTTGTTCCACAACTTCGCGGCCTGCGTCTTCTGGGCGCTGGCGGTGCCGCTCGCGCGGTTGCCGGCCTGGGTCTCGGAGGTGGTGCGGGCCGAGCCCTTCTTGCAGCTCTTGTTCTTGCTGCCGGCAACCTGGTCGGCCCAGGTCGCGTAGTGGTTGTCGGCGGACGCGGACGCCTGCCACGCCTTGGTGAGGGCGGTGGTCAGCGCGGTGTGGTCCGGCAGCTGGTCGACCTTCAGCGCGGACAGCCTGGTGACCAGTTCGGAGCGCTGCTTCGCCGCGTCCCGCAGGTCCGTGGCGGCCTGGGCGAGATTGCCGCACGCCTTCACGTCGGCCACCGCGCTGATCACACTGGCCCGGCTGCTGCCGCTGTCCGCGAGCAGCTTGTCCAGTTCGACGGCCTGCTGCTCGGCCGCGCCGGTGGACGCCGACGCGGACCCCTCGGTCGCGGGGGCCGACGCGGCGACGGTCTTGTTGTCGTCGCCCTGGCCACCGCCCCCGCCCGCGAGCATCGCGCCCGCGCCGACGCCGACGACCGCGAGAGCCACGCCGACCGCCGCGAACAACGGCAGCCGCGAGCCGGTACGGCCGCCCCGGCCGCCGCCGTCGTCACGCGCCCCGCGCCGCCCGCCCGCCGCCGGTTCACCGGGCGGGGTGTAGGCGGGCTGCGGGGAACGGGCGGCGGGCCCGGCGCCGTAGCCCGGTGCGCCAGCGTGCCCGCCGGGACCGCCATGGCCGCCGTGGCCGCGTCCGGGGGTGTCCGGCTCGGAGAAGCGCGGGAGCTGCTGCGTGGACCCAGCCGGACTGTCGCTGCCCGGCCCGCTGCGGAAGAGGTTCTCGAACTCGGCGGGCGGCTGCCGGTCGCCGCCGGCCTGCGCGGCGACGGGCGGGATGTACTGCGTGGGCTCGGAGTCGGAGTACGCGCCGGGCTGCGTTCCGGGGGCCGGCATCGGACCCGGGGCGTTCAGCGGGGCACGGCCCAGGAACTGGGTCGACTCGGCCGGAACCTCGGGCGGCAGGGCGCCCGGTGCGACCGGCGGTATGTACTGCGTCGCGCCCTCGTCGACGGGGGCGGCGGGGACGGGCGGCAGGTACTGGGTGGCGCCCTCGTCGGCGGCGCCGGGCGCGGCGAACTGCGGCGGGTACTGGCCACGGCCGTCGGCGGCCGGGTCGGCCGGGACCGGCGGTATGTACTGCGTCGCGGCGTCGTCGAGCGGAGCGGGGGCGGCCGGGGGCAGGGGTGCGCCCGGCGCCGGTGCGCTCTCCGGTGGGAGCGGGCCCGCGCCCGCCGGGGTGCCGCCGTTCCACGGGGCCGACTGGCCGCTGTTCCACTGCTCCTGCGGCTGGTGCGGGTACTGCTGCTGGTGCTGCTGGTGTCCCTGGTCCGTCCGGCCCGGCCCGTCCGTCTGGTCCGCCGGGAGCGGCCAGCCCGGGGCGGGCTGCTGCGGGGCGGGCGGCTGCTGTCCGGACGTCTGCTGGCCGGGACCCCAGGGATCCCCCCAGGTCTGTCCGCCGGCCGGGGCCTGCTGCCCGTACCCGGGCTGCCCCTGGGGCGCGTGCTGCCCGTGCTGCCCGTAGTCCGGTTGCCCGTACTGCTGCTGCCCGTACTCGTCCTGGCCGTACTGCTGCTGCCCGTACTGCTGATCGCCGTACTGGCCGGACTGGTGGCCCGACGGCTGCCCCGACGGCTGCCCCGACGGCGGTCCCTGGCGGGGCGCCGGCCGCGGTGGGTTCGTCATCATTCCCGGCAGCAGGGGTTCCCCACCGTCGGAGGGCAGCACGATGCCTTCGCGCGCGGGTTGCGCCGAGGGCTCCTCGCCCTGTCCACTCTGCGTCACCGGGACTCCTACGAATGGGGGACCTTCGGAATCGTCGGCTCACGCTACCGGGTCCCCGGAACCCCGTGCCACGCAGCTCAGAACGTGATCTCCCTCCCACGGGTCCGACAGTGACATCGGTGACAGATCCGGAGCGCCGTGCGCTGTATACGTCCCTTCTTCCGCGCAACCGCGCCGTTTCCCGCGTGTTCACGCGGCGGCGCCCCGTCCGTTCACGCCGCGGCCTTCAGCTCCAGCCGCGCCCCGAACTCCCTCACCACCGACTCGTCCCGGAACGGTTCCAGTCGCTGCTGGAGATCCTCCAGGTACTCCGCGCCCCGGTTGGAGCGGAGCGTCTCGAGGAGCTCGACCGCCTTCAGCCCCGTGTGACAGGCCTGTTCGATCTCGCGCTGCTGCACCTGCGCGGTGGCCAGCAGGACGTAGCCGATCGCACGCCGGCGCGCACGGCTCTCCGGGTGCCCGGCCAGGGACTGTTCGGCGCAGCGCTCCGCTGCCTCGGCCTGGCCCAGGTCACGGTGGCAGTGCGCCAACTCGTCGGCCAGATAGGCCTCGTCGAAGTGCGCGATCCACGCAGGGTCGTCCCCGGCGGACGGATCGGCCGCCTCCAGCGCCGACACCGCCCGCCCGGACGCCGCCTGCGCCCCGCGCGCGTCCCCGAGCAGCGCGTGGCCGCGCGCCTCGGCCGCGAGGAACATCGCCTCCGCGCGCGGCGTCACCCGCCCCCGCGCACCTTCCTGCGCCGCGCGCGCCAACTGCGCGATCTCCCGCGGGTTTCCGAGCTGCGCGGCGAGGTGGCTCATGGACGCGGCGAGGACGTATCCGCCGTACCCCCTGTCGCCCGCCGCCTGCGCGAGCCGCAGGGCCTGGATGTAGTAACGCTGGGCGAGGCCGGGTTGACCGGTGTCGACGGCCATGTAGCCGGCGAGTTCCGTCAACCGGGCCACGGCCGCGAAGAGTTCCCGGCCCACCGCCTCCCGGTAGGAGCCGGCCAGCAGGCCCGAGACGACGCTGTTGAGGTAGTGCACGACGACCGGGCGCACATGCCCGCTGCCGTACTGGTGGTCCAGGTCGACCAGCGCCTGGGTCATCGCCGTGACGGCCGCGACGTCGGAGAGGCCCACCCGGGGCCCGGCGGCCCGCGCCACCTGCGCGTCGGGTGAGGAGATCAGCCAGTCGCGGCTCGGCTCGACCAACGCGGAGGCGGCCACGGACGAACCGGAGAGGAAGTCGCGTCGGCCCACGTCACTGCGCCACAGTTCGCAGACCTGCTCGATGGCCCCCAGTACCGTCGGCGAGAACTGGAGACCCACGCCCGAGGCGAGGTTCTTGCCGTTGGCCATGCCGATCTCGTCGATCGTGACCGTACGGCCGAGCTTGCGGCCCAGCGCCTCCGCGATGATCGCCGGAGCACGGCCGCGCGGCTGCTGTCCACGCAGCCAACGGGCCACGGACGTCTTGTCGTAGCGCAGGTCGAGACCGTGCTCGGCGCCGCACATGTTGACGCGGCGGGCGAGCCCGGCGTTCGAGCACCCCGCCTCCTGGATGAGCGCCTGCAACCGTTCGTTCGGTTGCCTCGCGACTAGCGGCCTTGCGGCCATGGGCCCTACCCCCTGTGGCTGCGGTGACCGGGACGGCAGGTGCCCGCCCACACACCGAGTTGACGTGTCTTCCACCGAAAAGTTCCGGCCGAGAAGATCAATGCCCCACAGCCGCAGCGAAAATGCGAGGCATGTGAGGATTGCCAAGACTTGCCGAGGAATACAGAGAATTGCCGGGTTACCGACGGAAGCCCTCCCCTCTACCTGGTTACCCGCTCCCGCGCCCGTTCCTCCCGCGCGCCCCCGCCCGTGCACCCATGCGCCCCGGACGCGGAATCGATGCTCCTCCCCCGCGCAATGTGGCGGGCGTAACCCCTGGTGACGGCTAGAGTTGTGTTCATCGTGGAAGAGACCATCGCGGGCGCCAAAGCCACTCAAATCCCGAAGCAGCGCGGGGAATCGCTGCTCGAGACCGCTGTTCGTTACGCCGAGGAACGTCATTGGGACGTGTTCCCCGGCACCTGGCTGGAACCCGTCGACGGAGTGCAGCGCTGCTCCTGCGGCGACGGCGCGTGTGCGGCGCCGGGCGCGCACCCCGCGCGCCCCGACTGGGCGACCCAGGCCACCGGCAGCGCGACGGTCGCGCGGCGGATGTGGCAGAAGCAGCCGACCGCCTCGATCCTGCTGCCGACCGGGCGTACGTTCGACGCGATCTCCGTTCCGGAGACTGCCGGGTTTCTCGCGCTGGCGCGGATGGAGCGGATGGAGTTGACGCTCGGTCCCGTCACGTTGACGCCGGACCGGCGGATGCAGTTCTTCGTGCTGCCCGGTGCGTCGGCGAAGGTGCCGGACCTGGTGCGCAAGCTGGGCTGGTCGCTGGGCGCGCTCGATCTCCTGACGCTCGGCGAGGGCATGTACGTCGCCGCGCCACCCACGCGGTTCGGGTCCCGGGGTGCCGTGCAGTGGGCGTGCCGACCCACCGCCGCGAACCGGTGGCTGCCTGACGCGGAGGAGTTGATCTCGCCGCTCGCCTACGCCTGCGGACGGGATCGCTAGCGGCGCCTTCTGATCTGCGTGGTCGGTCTTCGACGGCGGGTGGGTTCGTCGTGGTTGTTCGCGCAGTTCCCCGCGCCCCTGCGTGGGGCGTTCCACCGTAGGGTTCATGCATGACGTCCGTACGCGTGCGTAACCTCTGGAAGCGGTTCGGGCAGCAGGTCGCCGTCGCCGGGATCGATCTCGATCTGCCGTCCGGGAAGTTCATCGGGCTCGTCGGGCCGAACGGAGCCGGGAAGACCACGACCCTGTCGATGGTGACCGGGCTGTTGCGGCCCGATCAGGGGTCCGTCGAGGTCGTCGGGCACGACGTGTGGCGGGATCCCGTCGAGGTGAAGGCACGGATCGGCGTGCTGCCGGAGGGGCTGCGGCTGTTCGAGCGGCTGTCGGGGCGCGAACTCCTCGGCTACAGCGGGCGGTTGCGGGGGCTGCCTGGTCCCGAGGTCGACAAGCGGGCCACGCAGCTGCTCGACGTCCTCGATCTGGCCGGGGCCCAGCACAAGCTCGTCGTCGACTACTCGACCGGCATGCGCAAGAAGATCGGGCTCGCGGCCGCACTGCTGCACAACCCCGAAGTGCTCTTCCTCGACGAGCCGTTCGAGGGCGTCGACCCGGTGTCCGCGCAGATCATCCGGGGAGTGCTGGAGCGGTACACCGCGTCCGGGGCGACGGTCGTCTTCTCCTCCCATGTCATGGAGCTCGTCGAGTCGCTGTGCGACTGGGTGGCGGTGCTGGCGGCGGGGCGGATCCGGGCGCACGGGACGCTGGAGGAGGTGCGGGGTTCGGCCCCCTCCTTGCAGCAGGCGTTCCTCGAACTCGTCGGGGCACAGGGCCGGGACACCGGTTCCGACCTCGACTGGCTGGGCGGCGGGGCGGCCCGGTGAGCGAGCCGACCTCCCCACCGGGCCTCGTCCCCACCGTCGTACGGCTGAAGCTGTCGCTGCTGCGCAACGGGCTGCGGCAGTCGGGTGGGCGGCGGGCCGCGTACGTCGCCTCCGCCCTCGTCACGCTGCTGTTCGCCGCGCTTCAGCTGCTCGGGCTGATCGCGTTGCGCGGGCACGACCACGCGGAGTCGCTGGTGGTGCTGCTCGCGGCGGTGCTGGGTCTGGGCTGGGCGGTGATGCCGCTGTTCTTCCCCAGCGGTGACGAGACCCTGGACCCGACCCGGCTGGTGATGCTGCCGCTGCGGCCCCGGCCGCTGGTGCGGGCGCTGCTGGCGGCCTCGCTGGTGGGCATCGGGCCGCTGTTCACACTGCTGATGCTGGTGGGGTCGGTGGTGTCCGTGGCGCACGGGGCCGCCGCGTGGGCGGTGGGCGTGCTCGCCGTCGCCCTCGGGCTGCTGGTGTGCGTGGC
The sequence above is a segment of the Streptomyces asoensis genome. Coding sequences within it:
- a CDS encoding class I adenylate-forming enzyme family protein — encoded protein: MNDTATAHELSASRTLWDLLARRADLTPGRRVLLQDNRALTFGKLRESAERVAAGLHDMGVRPGTVVAWQLPTRLETAVLSFALARLGAVQSPVIPFYRDREVGFALRESKAEFFAVPGVWRGFDHAEMARRLGAKGVFEAYDELPDGDPAVLPPPPADGTSVRWIYWTSGTTSDPKGVLHTDRSLIAGGSCLAHALRLTADDVGSMAFPYAHIAGPDYTVMLLLYGFPAVMFEHFALPDALDGYRRHGVTVAGGSTAFYSMFLAEQRKRPDAPLIPSLRLLAGGGAPKPPEVYHAVVREMGVQLTHGYGMTEVPMITMGAPDDTAENLATTEGRPPEGMRIRVVDGEVRLRGEAVCQGYLDPAQTAEAFDAAGFLRTGDLGHVTGSGHLVLTGRLKDVIIRKGENVSAKEIEDLLAAHPAVGDVAVIGLPDAERGELVCAVVERAPGAGEPLTLAAMTSYLRAGGLSVHKLPERLEVVDALPRNETLRKVLKYKLRERFSR
- a CDS encoding EF-hand domain-containing protein gives rise to the protein MVSSEYERRIAARFATFDQDGNGYIDRADFGAAAKALLAEFGTAARSDKGQALYAGAEAFWQGMAGIADRDGDQRITRDEFVNGAVKRLRDNPERFAEIARPFLHAALDIADSDGDGRATVADTVRVLRALGAPEEVARGAAAVLDADADGKVGEAEIVPAFARYFTVAE
- a CDS encoding STAS domain-containing protein, whose product is MVVAFKVTGWEQGGWAVLHVSGELDLVTSPVLRQKVHDEVAEGRHSLVLDLSEVYFCDSSGVGVLIASRRLIRSCRGRLRLILPARGAAEDSHVNRVLGALGVRRLFDVYGDLAAAVDDGTEPLSA
- a CDS encoding sigma-70 family RNA polymerase sigma factor, producing the protein MAKKDAPPRWDRKMQQRLARGEAAALGELYDRFASLVHGLAHRVLGDERAADGITREVFAHVWEHPDAYDPKQGPLRTWVAALTHRLAVQRLRATETAALAEAGPGSAEATEELERRVRHASVAARADYIVQAMPAPLRAALELAYFQRRDYRQTAADLGVTEDEARRRLRLGLQLLSTAHDSAAPGAPPGYGGAA
- a CDS encoding zf-HC2 domain-containing protein, which encodes MKKDHEQDPARDRERDPERDPKEGRTTASSDDGNGPSVPGGSGDAGSGDGGSGDAGSGDAGSGDAGSGDAGSGGGNGTPPARESGRPPRIPLPRASVEDSGLPLPPAEPAGPGPLTLEHPVLKSLLGAWALAACSAAETAAVEEHLGDCGACADEARRLREAVGLLQRPESLDLDPGLRTRVLDGCLDRRPPRIPVPVWAASYDAETARLDALLQDFGDAEWHAPVRLRWFRGEGATSRRTTVAGVIAHLLAVDGLVAVALGLDDPLTPLATGDRPGGTDETNEADRTDGRDGSRGPVDTPARRTESFWAASHFPPTRSVRGPWREQTHALVRTVSFTGGGPGAMPVSYGGFELPLRDAMLDRAFECWVHAEDIAEAVDYPYAPPAPRHLHGMIDLAARMLPETLAARRRAGLATPSHSRHLVTAGRPGRSLRLEIEGSGGGQWLIPLDSPGAVGSADHEVAHVALDDVEFCRLAAGHVSPEEAAAGQLGDREAIRDVLFAAASLSRM
- the purU gene encoding formyltetrahydrofolate deformylase, producing the protein MNAQPTRAAATAADQYVLTLSCPDKQGIVHAVSSYLFMTGCNIEDSQQFGDHDTGLFFLRVHFSAEPPVTVDKLRASFAAIGDSFHMDWQINRADEKMRVVLMVSKFGHCLNDLLFRASIGALPVEIAAVVSNHTDFAELVGSYNIPFRHIPVTRENKAQAEAQLLELVREQDVELVVLARYMQVLSDDLCKQLSGRIINIHHSFLPSFKGAKPYHQAHARGVKLIGATAHYVTADLDEGPIIEQEVERVGHGVTPDQLVAVGRDVECQALARAVKWHAERRILLNGRRTVVFP